One region of Rana temporaria chromosome 9, aRanTem1.1, whole genome shotgun sequence genomic DNA includes:
- the P2RY10 gene encoding putative P2Y purinoceptor 10 produces MPSGNFSNCRSSPDFQHTLYAVTYIAILIPGLLANSVALWVLQSFINKKNKAIIFMINLATADLAHVLSLPLRIYYYINHSWPFKHFACLLCFYLKYLNMYASILFLTLISVQRYVFTANPFKAKDWKRRYDVGISICVWIVVGTSCLAFPIYRSSRGNNSTTSCFADLGNNQMNMVTMSGMLIFSELLGFIIPMTVITYSSLKTRTQLKLNSLECVNKKEKRKALRLVITCACVFFICFAPYHITFFFYVMVSANAIQNCTAQKIILTLHPISISLASINCCLNPIIYYFTASEFQSEIARRGSSMIRIRSTSRESGSSF; encoded by the coding sequence atgccCAGTGGAAACTTTTCAAACTGCCGCAGCTCCCCGGATTTCCAGCATACCCTATATGCTGTCACTTATATAGCCATCTTGATACCTGGTCTGCTCGCTAACAGTGTTGCTCTATGGGTTCTCCAAAGCTTTATCAACAAGAAGAACAAGGCCATTATCTTCATGATCAATTTGGCAACTGCTGACCTTGCCCATGTCTTGTCGTTGCCTCTTCGGATTTATTACTACATAAATCACTCATGGCCATTTAAGCACTTTGCCTGCTTGTTATGCTTTTATCTTAAATACCTGAACATGTACGCAAGTATCCTCTTTTTAACACTTATCAGCGTCCAGAGGTATGTCTTCACCGCAAATCCTTTCAAAGCCAAAGACTGGAAAAGAAGGTACGATGTTGGAATCAGCATATGCGTATGGATAGTGGTTGGTACTTCATGTCTGGCATTTCCTATATACAGAAGCTCTAGAGGAAATAACTCAACCACCAGTTGTTTTGCTGACCTAGGTAATAATCAGATGAACATGGTCACCATGTCTGGCATGCTGATTTTTTCAGAACTGTTAGGATTTATAATTCCTATGACTGTCATCACTTACAGCTCTCTAAAAACAAGGACACAACTAAAACTGAATTCCTTAGAATGTGTGaacaagaaagaaaagagaaaagctcTTCGACTGGTTATAACATGcgcttgtgtgttttttatttgttttgcaccaTACCACATCACTTTCTTCTTTTATGTAATGGTCAGTGCAAATGCTATCCAAAACTGCACAGCGCAAAAAATCATCCTGACTTTACATCCCATTTCTATAAGCCTAGCAAGTATTAATTGTTGCCTGAACCCAATAATCtattactttacagcatcagaatTCCAGAGTGAGATAGCTAGACGTGGGTCTTCCATGATCCGTATCCGTTCCACGAGCAGAGAAAGTGGTTCTTCTTTCTGA
- the LOC120914563 gene encoding olfactory receptor 6F1-like, producing the protein MQLKNTTFITEFQLLGFSLLTEVGLCFFVMVSIVYLVTITANIFIIFVIVTERQLHKPMYFFIGGLSFIEIWYPTVTVPTLLWALLMRNKHISLPGCMAQFYFHFSLGTTESFLLTIMSYDRYVAICNPLHYFVIMSPRTCKKLLISCWAGGFIVIVVLCLQVSNLSYCDGNELDHYYCDFAALIKLSCSKTSSVETLFFISACFVILGCFLLIVMSYIQIIRTTISFPTSTGRRRAFSTCASHLIVVCLFYVTNILMFVRPTAADTLHLNKSVSIIPSVVTPLLNPIIYTLRNQEVKKAAKKAVIYVHF; encoded by the exons ATGCAATTGAAGAATACAACTTTCATTACGGAATTCCAACTTTTAGGTTTTTCGTTGTTAACTGAAGTAGGATTGTGTTTCTTTGTCATGGTGTCCATTGTTTACCTTGTGACGATCACAGCTAATATCTTCATCATCTTTGTCATTGTTACTGAACGACAGCTTCACAAGCCCATGTACTTCTTTATTGGTGGACTTTCATTTATAGAGATCTGGTACCCTACCGTCACAGTCCCCACACTCCTTTGGGCCTTGCTAATGAGAAATAAACACATTTCTCTTCCTGGCTGCATGGCTCAGTTCTATTTTCACTTTTCATTAGGTACGACAGAGAGTTTCCTTCTGACAATAATGTCTTATGATCGATATGTAGCCATCTGCAATCCTTTACATTATTTTGTGATCATGAGTCCAAGGACTTGTAAGAAGCTACTTATTAGTTGCTGGGCTGGAGGGTTCATTGTCATTGTTGTTCTATGTTTACAGGTCTCAAATCTTTCATATTGTGATGGGAATGAGCTTGACCACTATTACTGTGACTTTGCAGCCCTAATCAAATTATCGTGCAGTAAAACTTCTAGCGTGGAAACGTTATTTTTCATATCTGCTTGTTTTGTAATTTTGGGCTGTTTTCTGCTAATTGTTATGTCTTACATTCAGATCATCCGTACGACAATATCATTTCCTACATCAACTGGTAGACGTAGGGCGTTTTCAACATGTGCTTCTCATCTAATTGTGGTTTGTCTGTTTTATGTCACCAATATTCTCATGTTTGTACGACCGACCGCTGCTGATACTTTACACTTGAACAAATCTGTTTCTATCATTCCCTCTGTAGTAACCCCTTTGCTGAATCCCATCATTTACACCTTGAGAAATCAAGAGGTGAAAAAGGCTGCAAAGAAAGCa gtgatttaTGTCCATTTTTGA